The Syntrophales bacterium genomic interval CCAAATCAAGCTTTACAGATCTTATTTCAGATAAAGCGTAGTGAAAAAGACAACTTAGAATTTTTCTTTTTGTTTCCCGGATTTTGGGGAAAAGAAACTCAAACGTCTCAATAAAGTTTTGGCCTCCCGAGAATCTATACAGGACATTTTCGCACAAACCGGCAAGCTCATTCTCATATACTTCGGGGCCTTCAATGTTATCAAGATCTCCGAAAGACAACTGGCTGAAATTATGACTACGCAAAAAGGACAGAAACCGGTCCGACCGTAAAGCGTTCGAGATTCCCAAAAAGAAAACCCGATACTTTAACCAACGACCTGCAAAGGCCGCAAAAAGAGAAAAAACAGAAAGATGTTCTATTATTAAAAGCCTTTGTTTGCTTTGCACGTCAAATATCCAGTACTGTTCTCAATATATTTTCTTGTTGATCCTTCGTGACCTGGGGAAAAATGGGCAAAGAAATTTCTCCCTCATATAGCATTTCCGCCTTCGGAAAGTCTCCCTTTTTAAAAAACAGGACTTCCCTGTAATAAGGATGCATATGAACCGGGATGTAGTGTACCTGAACACCGATGCCATTTGACCTGAGATGTTCAAATAATTTTTTTCTGATAGTGGGGTTGACCTGGATCGGGTAAAGATGATACGCGTGCCCGGGATGCTGGGGGGGGAGGGTTACCCACTCCACCTTGGCAAAGCCCTCATCGTACCTACGGGCAATTTCTCGCCTTTTGGCTATGGAAGCATCCAGTTTTCTTAGCTGGCTCAGACCCAGCGCACTCTGGATATCCGTGAGCCTGTAGTTATACCCCAACATCTGCATTTCGTAGTACCAGGGACCCTGCCCCTTTTGCAGGAGCAATCCTGGGTCTTTCGTAATACCGTGGCTGCGGAAAAACCTCAGCCTTTCAGCAAATTTTTCGTTATCTGTTACCACCATTCCGCCCTCGCCGGTAGTGATGTGCTTGACGGGGTGGAAACTGAAGACCGTCATGTCGGCATCTTTACCGACTTTGTTGCCATTCCTTTCCCCGCCGATGGCGTGGCAGGCATCCTCGATAACAGGAATTCCCGGCATTGCCTCACGAAAGGCACTGATATCCACCGGACACCCCGCATAACTCACTGGAACAACAGCTTTGGTTTTATCCGTTACTTTTCTTAACGCTTCTTTCGGGTCCAGGCAGAGTGTTTTTTCATCGATATCGGCAAAAACAGGCCTGCCCCCCAGGTAGAGTGCAGCATTGGCCGTGGCGACAAAGGTCAAGGGGCTCGTTATTATTTCATCGCCCGGTTCTACACCCGCAGCAAAATAAGCACCGTGCAGAGCTGCGGTTCCACTGCTGAAAACCACTGCATGGGTGACACCGACATATTCAGCAACGGCCCTCTCAAAAGCCTCATTCACTGGACCCTGTGTTATAAGATCGCCTCGGAGGACATCCACTACGACCTGTATGTCATCCTCGTCGATGCATTGTCGCCCATAGGGAATATAATCCACGAATAACCTCACCTTCTTCCTTGAAACCATACGATCATTGCTCTTGCAGCCGCTTCGGCACCTCGTAAATTTACAACCGCTGAAGGCTGCAACGGAAGATCTTTAAGTACTGATCCTATTTCCATTTGACCGAAACTGCCCCATTTGCCCAAATTTACACCCAATCCCTGCCTGGCGATTTCTTCTCCGATCTTATGCTGATTCTCCGCAACCTGAAAAACGGCAAGTGGTTTTCTTAAAGAAAGAGCCTCGTACGAAGTTACACTTGAAGTACAGATAATGGCTCCGGCTTTGGACATTCGCTCAGGAAGATCTGGAGGATCTCGCATAACGGAAAGGTTGTGTTTTTTTTCTGCCATCGATGATAACCTCAGACATTTTCCCTTTTCCACCAGCGGGCCAAGAACAAGCTCGGCATGGGGCCAGCCTTTTTTCCACCAGCGGATAAAACTCTCTGTCACATTGTGCATGTCGCTTGCACCGGGAATGATCAGTATGGTGTCGCCTTCTTCCGGTACCAGGCCACGGAAATCATTTCGCAGCAGCGTGTACTTTGGACCAAGAAGCAATGAAGCCCTGCCCGGGGCGTATCCAAGCAAATCAGCTCCAAGGTTGTAGTTCAACAGCACGTCGCACTCTTCTTCCACAGGCCGGGCGCGACAATCATCAATCAAAACAACGGGACATCTTTCCCGAAGTTTTTGAATAAACGGCGGGGTCGCATCATAGCTGTCGATAACACACAAGTCAGGTTTCATGCCCTCCATAATTGAAACCACTTTTTCCGGCGATACGCTAAACGGGTCTTCAAGTGAAAAAATTGCGTCTTTGTGGAAACCCTTCTGGTGGAGCATCAGTTCAGCCTCAGAATTGACCAGCCAATAGATGAAAGCTCCAGAAGCGGCAACTTCAACCGCCAGGGCGGAGCATCTATTTATATGCCCCCCTCCGATTGATGGACTGCCGTGGGTTATAAAACATATCTTAGGAAGAGGTCTTGCCATTCTCTTCCCTCAAAGCGACATCAACATAAATTCGTTTACCCTCTGCAAAAACGAATCCATTCTTGTAGAAAGGAAATGATAAGGCGTACAAACAACGAAGAAAGAGATCAACGCCCGCTGTTTTCTCCTCAGAAATCGAGCAAGGTTTCTCAAATTCATGAGCAAAGTTAAGTTTGCCGCCTTCGGGCATGGGAAAGGTAGAAATATCTTTGGTCATCAATCTTGGAAAAACATCTTCGATTAAAGGTGTCGATGATTCTTCTAACTTTGCGTAAAATGGTTTCCCTGTTCCAATCGCCAC includes:
- the pseC gene encoding UDP-4-amino-4,6-dideoxy-N-acetyl-beta-L-altrosamine transaminase, producing MVSRKKVRLFVDYIPYGRQCIDEDDIQVVVDVLRGDLITQGPVNEAFERAVAEYVGVTHAVVFSSGTAALHGAYFAAGVEPGDEIITSPLTFVATANAALYLGGRPVFADIDEKTLCLDPKEALRKVTDKTKAVVPVSYAGCPVDISAFREAMPGIPVIEDACHAIGGERNGNKVGKDADMTVFSFHPVKHITTGEGGMVVTDNEKFAERLRFFRSHGITKDPGLLLQKGQGPWYYEMQMLGYNYRLTDIQSALGLSQLRKLDASIAKRREIARRYDEGFAKVEWVTLPPQHPGHAYHLYPIQVNPTIRKKLFEHLRSNGIGVQVHYIPVHMHPYYREVLFFKKGDFPKAEMLYEGEISLPIFPQVTKDQQENILRTVLDI